The Papaver somniferum cultivar HN1 unplaced genomic scaffold, ASM357369v1 unplaced-scaffold_107, whole genome shotgun sequence genome includes a region encoding these proteins:
- the LOC113327925 gene encoding uncharacterized protein LOC113327925, whose translation MTYGIDLSIGYDSEERAIMVYQHMTQRMHRLFQPVPQEVLTRQMVDRQREDGDARMMHDYFGPNCTWGPKKLHQRLGMYRPLFLRILSEIVVTDPAFDIQVDCTGKLGHSPHMKMYAVIKCLCKGIAADSTDDYVRMGAPTVYMYVKRFTRVIVRHFGPRYMRLPTREDTERLLAENADRGFPGMLGSVDCMHFWWKNCPTAWAGTFRGHGKKPTMILEVVASYDRWFWHDFFGTPGSNNDLNVLAQSPLFDKMVNGLTSPCNYRINCHSYDKGYYLVDNIYPRLSCIVQSFKIILPNQPANTLLNRYQQAKRKYVERDLELSKTSSK comes from the coding sequence ATGACGTATGGTATCGATCTTAGTATTGGTTACGATAGCGAGGAGAGAGCAATTATGGTGTACCAGCATATGACTCAAAGAATGCATAGGCTCTTCCAACCGGTTCCTCAAGAAGTATTGACGCGACAAATGGTGGACAGGCAACGAGAGGACGGAGATGCAAGGATGATGCATGACTACTTTGGACCTAACTGTACTTGGGGACCTAAGAAGTTACACCAACGTTTGGGTATGTATCGACCTCTTTTCTTACGTATTCTAAGTGAAATAGTTGTTACGGATCCTGCTTTTGATATCCAAGTTGATTGCACCGGAAAACTTGGCCACTCTCCCCACATGAAGATGTATGCCGTAATAAAATGTTTGTGTAAAGGCATAGCCGCTGATAGCACAGATGATTATGTCCGTATGGGAGCGCCGACCGTCTATATGTATGTGAAGAGGTTTACCAGGGTAATTGTTCGCCACTTTGGTCCAAGGTACATGCGACTTCCTACAAGAGAAGACACGGAAAGATTATTGGCAGAAAATGCGGATAGAGGGTTTCCTGGAATGCTTGGAagtgttgattgtatgcatttttggtggaagaattgTCCAACAGCATGGGCAGGTACGTTCCGTGGGCATGGGAAAAAACCTACCATGATCTTAGAAGTTGTGGCATCATATGATCGATGGTTTTGGCATGATTTCTTTGGAACGCCAGGGTCGAACAACGACTTGAACGTCTTGGCTCAATCTCCACTTTTTGATAAGATGGTTAATGGTTTAACATCTCCTTGTAATTACCGCATCAATTGCCACAGCTACGACAAGGGTTACTACTTGGTGGATAATATATATCCACGATTGTCTTGTATTGTGCAGTCATTCAAAATTATTCTTCCAAATCAGCCAGCTAATACGTTGCTCAATAGATACCAACAAGCGAAGAGAAAGTATGTTGAAAGGGATTTGGAACTCTCCAAAACAAGTTCCAAATAA
- the LOC113327798 gene encoding uncharacterized protein LOC113327798 yields the protein MAWYTERSDSRGNRVRVPLQQPEPPPFTYDVSWGTREQWKDLAYKMTMLNVTKDKYWFELDRAHDLGELNYGGGGSTSTSHDFGESSQYLSRKRPSISHDSAVDDTQNDYVPQSQDEVVPKSQLIQMINNGGVGFNVDEMARILGLEHSDSGT from the exons ATGGCCTGGTATACGGAACGTTCAGACAGTCGTGGAAACCGTGTTCGAGTGCCTTTGCAACAACCCGAACCTCCTCCATTTACGTATGATGTTAGTTGGGGAACAAGG GAGCAATGGAAAGATCTAGCTTACAAGATGACTATGTTAAATGTCACAAAGGACAAGTATTGGTTTGAACTAGATCGTGCACATGATCTTGGGGAATTAAACTACGGAGGGGGAGGATCAACATCAACAAGTCATGATTTTGGAGAAAGTAGCCAATATTTAAGCCGTAAAAGACCATCCATAAGTCATGATTCCGCAGTTGATGATACACAAAATGATTATGTTCCACAGTCACAAGATGAAGTAGTTCCAAAGTCACAATTAATCCAAATGATAAATAATGGTGGGGTTGGTTTTAATGTAGATGAAATGGCTAGGATTTTGGGATTAGAACATAGTGATTCGGGAACATAG